The Pseudomonas azotoformans genome has a segment encoding these proteins:
- a CDS encoding polysaccharide deacetylase family protein, with translation MKSFAIVSAVFALALSLSGCIGSPIALTPQTEQRLQTQAPIRFLLTFDDGPSASGYNNPSRSVVADLAQNPVLPGIKAVFFLQTEAARSGGSSRGRKTMEREYAAGHVLAFHTATGFHTNHRWLNDTELESTLTQGAADIAAITGAPPVLVRPPFWNYDRRTFAAYQRHGMHVLLTDLSANDGKIWGFNGSPRRRANLYRQLSVVRERVALGELPTVDGVIPVVVTFHDINRYTARHLQEYLQILLDSARINGVKTAAEPFYTDTAQLQRAALARTVRDVNEAVHLPGVWNWVWDADSH, from the coding sequence ATGAAATCCTTCGCCATCGTATCCGCCGTGTTTGCCCTGGCCTTGAGCCTCAGCGGCTGCATTGGCTCGCCCATCGCTCTCACGCCACAGACCGAACAGCGCCTGCAAACCCAGGCGCCGATCCGCTTCCTGCTGACCTTCGATGACGGTCCCAGTGCGTCGGGCTACAACAACCCGAGCCGTTCGGTGGTGGCCGACCTGGCGCAGAACCCGGTGCTGCCGGGGATCAAAGCCGTGTTTTTTCTGCAGACCGAAGCCGCTCGATCCGGCGGCAGTTCACGGGGCCGCAAGACCATGGAACGCGAATACGCGGCCGGTCACGTTCTGGCCTTCCACACGGCCACGGGGTTTCACACCAACCACCGCTGGCTGAACGATACCGAACTGGAAAGCACCCTCACCCAAGGCGCCGCCGACATCGCCGCGATCACAGGTGCGCCACCGGTGCTGGTGCGCCCGCCGTTCTGGAATTACGACCGACGCACCTTCGCCGCCTACCAGCGCCACGGCATGCACGTGTTGCTGACGGACCTGAGTGCCAATGACGGCAAGATCTGGGGTTTCAACGGCAGCCCGCGCCGCCGAGCCAACCTGTACCGGCAACTGTCGGTGGTGCGCGAACGCGTTGCCTTGGGTGAATTGCCGACGGTGGACGGCGTGATACCGGTGGTGGTGACCTTCCACGACATCAATCGCTACACCGCGCGGCATCTGCAGGAGTACCTGCAGATCCTGCTGGACAGCGCCCGGATCAACGGCGTGAAGACCGCCGCCGAACCTTTCTACACCGACACGGCCCAGCTACAGCGCGCAGCGCTGGCGCGTACGGTCAGGGATGTGAATGAAGCCGTGCATTTGCCGGGCGTGTGGAATTGGGTGTGGGACGCCGACTCCCACTAA
- the pcaG gene encoding protocatechuate 3,4-dioxygenase subunit alpha, whose protein sequence is MTLNATTSHTVGPYYHIGLTWLNREDLTVSATLGERVAISGQVVDGNGDVVNDAMLEVWQANAAGKYDHPEDEQDKAVDPNFEGFGRVPVDAEGRFRFTTIKPGAVPGLKGTTQAPHLVVLVFARGLVKHLLTRIYFEGEALNGDDPLLACVPADRRETLIAKQDAEGVHQWSVVLQGTDKETVFFDY, encoded by the coding sequence ATGACACTCAACGCGACCACGTCCCACACCGTCGGGCCGTATTACCACATCGGCCTGACTTGGCTGAACCGCGAAGACCTGACCGTGAGCGCCACCCTCGGTGAACGTGTAGCGATCAGCGGGCAAGTGGTGGACGGCAATGGCGATGTCGTCAACGACGCCATGCTCGAAGTCTGGCAGGCCAATGCCGCCGGTAAATATGACCATCCGGAAGACGAGCAAGACAAAGCCGTCGACCCGAACTTCGAAGGCTTCGGCCGGGTGCCTGTGGATGCTGAAGGGCGGTTTCGCTTTACCACCATCAAGCCGGGTGCGGTGCCGGGCCTGAAAGGCACGACCCAGGCGCCGCACCTGGTGGTGCTGGTGTTTGCCCGTGGCTTGGTGAAGCACTTGCTGACGCGGATCTATTTCGAGGGCGAGGCGCTGAATGGGGATGACCCGTTGCTGGCGTGTGTGCCGGCAGATCGGCGCGAAACCTTGATTGCCAAGCAGGATGCAGAGGGTGTGCATCAGTGGAGTGTGGTGTTGCAGGGCACAGATAAGGAAACGGTGTTCTTCGATTATTGA
- the pcaD gene encoding 3-oxoadipate enol-lactonase translates to MAFVQLAEGELHYQLDGPEDAPVLVLSNSLGTDLHMWDIQIPAFTQHFRVLRFDTRGHGKSLVTPGPYSIGQLGQDVIALLDALDIQRAHFCGLSMGGLIGQWLGIHAGQRLQRLVVCNTAAKIGTPEVWDPRIEMVLRDGAAAMVALRDASIARWFTADFAAANPHQAKQITDMLAATSPEGYAANCAAVRDADFREQLASIKVPTLVIAGTEDAVTPPAGGHFIQNHVQGAEYAEFYAAHLSNVQAGAAFSDCVIDFLLAR, encoded by the coding sequence GTGGCCTTTGTACAACTCGCCGAGGGCGAACTGCATTACCAATTGGATGGGCCTGAGGATGCACCGGTGCTGGTGCTCTCCAACTCGCTGGGCACCGACCTGCACATGTGGGATATCCAGATCCCGGCCTTCACCCAACATTTTCGCGTGCTGCGTTTCGATACCCGTGGCCATGGCAAATCCCTGGTGACTCCAGGCCCCTACAGCATCGGGCAACTCGGTCAGGATGTGATCGCGCTGCTGGATGCTCTGGATATTCAACGCGCGCATTTTTGCGGGTTGTCCATGGGCGGCTTGATCGGCCAGTGGCTGGGCATCCATGCAGGCCAACGTCTGCAGCGCCTGGTGGTGTGCAACACCGCCGCCAAGATCGGCACACCCGAGGTGTGGGACCCGCGCATCGAGATGGTGCTGCGCGATGGCGCAGCGGCGATGGTGGCGTTGCGCGATGCGTCGATTGCACGCTGGTTCACCGCAGACTTTGCGGCGGCCAACCCACACCAGGCCAAGCAGATTACCGACATGCTGGCGGCCACATCGCCCGAAGGTTATGCCGCCAACTGTGCGGCGGTGCGTGACGCGGATTTCCGTGAGCAACTGGCTTCAATCAAAGTGCCAACCCTGGTCATTGCCGGCACCGAAGACGCCGTCACACCGCCGGCGGGTGGCCACTTTATCCAGAACCATGTGCAGGGCGCCGAGTACGCCGAGTTCTATGCGGCGCACCTGTCCAATGTGCAGGCCGGCGCTGCGTTCAGCGACTGCGTCATTGATTTTTTGTTGGCCCGCTGA
- a CDS encoding MFS family transporter: MTTTTSHYTGEERSKRIFAIVGASSGNLVEWFDFYVYAFCAIYFAPAFFPSDDPTVQLLNTAGVFAAGFLMRPIGGWLFGRVADKHGRKNSMMISVLMMCAGSLVIAFLPTYKDIGAWAPALLLVARLFQGLSVGGEYGTTATYMSEVALKGQRGFFASFQYVTLIGGQLLAVLVVVILQQILTEEELRAWGWRIPFVIGAIAAVISLLLRRTLKETTSKEMRQDKDAGSVAALFRNHKAAFITVLGYTAGGSLIFYTFTTYMQKYLVNTAGMHAKTASYIMTGALFVYMCMQPLFGMLSDKIGRRNSMLWFGALGTLCTVPILLTLKTVTNPFLAFVLISLALAIVSFYTSISGLVKAEMFPPHVRALGVGLAYAVANAIFGGSAEYVALGLKSMGMENTFYWYVTGMMAVAFLFSLRLPKQAEYLHHDL, encoded by the coding sequence ATGACAACAACAACCAGTCACTACACCGGAGAAGAACGCAGCAAACGGATTTTTGCGATCGTCGGGGCATCCTCCGGCAACCTCGTCGAATGGTTCGACTTCTACGTCTACGCCTTCTGCGCCATTTACTTTGCACCGGCGTTTTTCCCGTCGGACGACCCCACGGTCCAACTGCTCAACACTGCCGGTGTGTTCGCTGCCGGCTTCCTGATGCGACCTATCGGTGGTTGGCTGTTTGGCCGGGTGGCCGATAAGCACGGGCGCAAGAACTCGATGATGATCTCGGTGCTGATGATGTGCGCCGGTTCCCTGGTCATCGCTTTCTTGCCCACCTACAAAGACATCGGCGCCTGGGCTCCGGCGTTGCTGTTGGTGGCGCGGCTGTTCCAGGGCCTGTCGGTGGGGGGCGAATACGGCACCACCGCGACCTACATGAGTGAAGTCGCGCTCAAGGGCCAGCGCGGTTTCTTCGCCTCGTTCCAGTACGTGACCCTGATCGGCGGGCAACTGCTGGCGGTGCTTGTAGTGGTGATCCTGCAACAGATCCTCACCGAAGAAGAATTGCGCGCCTGGGGCTGGCGGATTCCGTTCGTGATCGGCGCCATTGCGGCGGTGATCTCCCTGTTGCTGCGTCGCACCCTCAAGGAAACCACCAGCAAGGAAATGCGCCAGGACAAGGACGCCGGCAGCGTGGCCGCGTTGTTCCGCAACCACAAGGCGGCCTTCATCACCGTGCTCGGCTACACCGCCGGTGGCTCGCTGATCTTCTACACCTTTACCACTTACATGCAGAAATACCTGGTGAACACCGCCGGGATGCACGCCAAGACCGCCAGCTACATCATGACCGGCGCGCTGTTCGTGTACATGTGCATGCAGCCGCTGTTCGGCATGCTCTCGGACAAGATCGGCCGTCGTAATTCGATGCTCTGGTTCGGCGCCCTTGGCACCCTGTGCACCGTGCCGATCCTGCTGACCCTGAAAACCGTGACCAACCCGTTCCTGGCCTTTGTGCTGATCTCCCTGGCGCTGGCCATCGTCAGCTTCTACACCTCGATCAGCGGCCTGGTGAAAGCGGAAATGTTCCCGCCGCACGTGCGTGCCCTGGGTGTCGGCCTGGCCTATGCGGTGGCCAACGCGATCTTCGGCGGTTCGGCGGAATACGTGGCCCTGGGCCTCAAATCCATGGGCATGGAAAACACCTTCTACTGGTACGTCACCGGCATGATGGCGGTGGCCTTCCTGTTCAGCTTGCGCCTGCCGAAACAGGCAGAGTACTTGCACCACGATCTATAA
- a CDS encoding 3-carboxy-cis,cis-muconate cycloisomerase, whose protein sequence is MTLRTSNQLFDAYFTAGSMAEVFCDRGRLQGMLDFEAGLARAQAQVGLIPQAAVAPIAQACLASLYDVDALGVAIATAGNSAIPLVKALGKLIASEDAGAERYVHLGATSQDVMDSGLVLQLRRAVELIESDLMRLGDILAAQAQRYAGVPLAGRTWLQHATPVTLGMKIAGWLGAVTRNRQRLAELKPRLLVLQFGGASGTLAALGEQAMPVAEALAAELQLTLPEQPWHTQRDRLVEFASALGLIAGSLGKLGRDISLLMQTEAAEVFEPSAPGKGGSSTMPHKRNPVGAAVLISAATRVPGLVSTMFSAMPQEHERSLGLWHAEWETLPEICRLVSGALQQALLVSEGLEVDPQRMAQNLDLTQGLVLAEAVSIVLAQRLGRETAHHLLEQCCKRAVVEGRHLRAVLADEPQVTAELSATELDRLLDPAHYLGQAHTWVTRAVAEHFA, encoded by the coding sequence ATGACACTGCGCACGAGCAATCAATTGTTCGACGCTTACTTCACGGCGGGCAGCATGGCCGAGGTGTTCTGCGACAGGGGACGCTTGCAGGGCATGCTGGATTTTGAAGCGGGGTTGGCCCGGGCCCAGGCCCAGGTCGGCTTGATTCCCCAGGCCGCCGTCGCACCGATTGCCCAGGCCTGCCTGGCCTCGTTGTACGACGTGGATGCCCTCGGCGTGGCAATTGCCACGGCAGGGAATTCGGCGATTCCGCTGGTGAAGGCACTGGGCAAGTTGATTGCCAGTGAAGATGCCGGGGCCGAGCGCTACGTGCATCTGGGCGCGACCAGCCAGGACGTGATGGACTCCGGCCTGGTGCTGCAACTGCGGCGGGCGGTGGAATTGATCGAGTCAGACCTGATGCGTCTGGGCGACATACTTGCCGCCCAGGCCCAGCGCTACGCCGGAGTGCCATTGGCCGGGCGGACCTGGTTGCAGCATGCAACACCGGTCACCCTGGGGATGAAAATCGCCGGTTGGCTGGGCGCGGTGACGCGCAATCGGCAGCGTCTTGCTGAACTGAAACCGCGTTTGCTGGTGCTGCAATTCGGTGGCGCTTCGGGAACCCTCGCAGCGCTGGGCGAACAGGCCATGCCCGTGGCCGAAGCGCTGGCGGCTGAGTTGCAACTGACCTTGCCGGAACAACCCTGGCACACCCAACGGGATCGTTTGGTGGAGTTCGCCAGCGCCCTCGGTTTGATCGCTGGCAGTCTGGGTAAATTGGGCCGTGATATCAGCTTGCTGATGCAGACCGAAGCCGCCGAGGTGTTTGAGCCATCCGCACCGGGCAAGGGTGGTTCCTCCACCATGCCGCACAAACGCAACCCAGTAGGCGCGGCGGTGCTGATCAGCGCCGCCACCCGCGTGCCGGGCCTGGTCTCGACAATGTTCAGCGCCATGCCCCAGGAGCACGAGCGCAGCCTGGGCCTGTGGCACGCCGAATGGGAAACCCTGCCGGAGATCTGCCGTTTGGTCTCCGGTGCCTTGCAACAGGCGTTGCTGGTGAGCGAAGGCCTGGAAGTCGACCCGCAGCGTATGGCGCAAAATCTCGACCTGACCCAGGGCCTGGTGTTGGCCGAAGCCGTCAGCATCGTGCTTGCCCAGCGTCTCGGGCGTGAAACCGCACATCATCTGCTGGAGCAGTGCTGCAAGCGTGCCGTCGTAGAGGGGCGTCACCTGCGTGCGGTATTGGCGGACGAACCACAGGTCACCGCCGAACTGTCCGCAACTGAACTGGACCGTTTGCTCGATCCCGCCCACTACCTGGGCCAGGCCCACACCTGGGTCACCCGCGCCGTAGCCGAACACTTTGCTTGA
- the pcaH gene encoding protocatechuate 3,4-dioxygenase subunit beta, producing the protein MSDKPGYRRPQAGTQPDYLHPAYQSTNLRSPSQPLVFLPHSLSEITGPTIGAERINEKDNDLTAQHEGEPQGERIIIHGRVLDENGLPVPGILVEIWQANAAGRYNHKRDLHDAPLDPNFTGTGRTVTDADGWYQFQTIKPGAYPWGNHHNAWRPAHIHFSLFGPSVLTRLVTQMYFPGDPLLEYDPIYNCVPDTSAKQRLIARFDLEKTIPSYALGYRWDIVLRGRDATPMEK; encoded by the coding sequence ATGAGTGACAAGCCTGGATACCGGCGCCCGCAAGCGGGCACTCAACCTGATTACCTGCACCCGGCCTACCAGTCGACGAACCTGCGTTCGCCGTCCCAGCCGTTGGTGTTCCTGCCCCATTCCTTGTCGGAAATCACCGGCCCGACCATCGGCGCCGAACGCATCAATGAGAAGGACAACGACCTCACGGCCCAGCATGAAGGCGAGCCCCAAGGCGAACGCATCATCATTCATGGCCGTGTACTCGACGAAAACGGTTTGCCTGTGCCGGGCATTCTGGTGGAGATCTGGCAGGCCAACGCCGCCGGTCGCTACAACCACAAGCGCGACCTGCACGATGCGCCACTGGACCCGAATTTCACCGGCACCGGCCGCACCGTCACCGATGCCGATGGCTGGTATCAATTCCAGACCATCAAGCCCGGCGCCTACCCGTGGGGCAACCACCACAACGCGTGGCGCCCGGCGCATATCCACTTCTCGCTGTTCGGCCCGAGCGTGCTGACGCGGCTGGTCACGCAGATGTACTTCCCCGGCGACCCGCTGCTGGAATACGACCCGATCTACAATTGCGTGCCGGACACCTCGGCCAAGCAACGCTTGATCGCCCGTTTCGACCTGGAAAAAACCATTCCTTCCTATGCCCTCGGCTACCGCTGGGACATCGTCCTGCGCGGCCGCGACGCCACGCCGATGGAGAAATGA
- the pcaC gene encoding 4-carboxymuconolactone decarboxylase, translating into MDEKQRYAEGLQVRREVLGDAHVDRSLNALTEFNSEFQEMITRHAWGDIWTRPGLPRHTRSLITIAMLIGMNRSEELKLHLRAAASNGVTRAEIKEVLMQSAIYCGIPAANATFHLAESVWDELGVESRE; encoded by the coding sequence GTGGACGAGAAACAACGTTATGCCGAAGGCCTGCAAGTGCGCCGCGAAGTACTGGGCGATGCCCATGTCGACCGCAGCCTCAATGCCCTGACCGAATTCAACAGCGAGTTCCAGGAAATGATCACTCGCCACGCTTGGGGTGACATCTGGACCCGTCCCGGTCTGCCCCGGCACACCCGCAGCCTGATCACCATTGCCATGCTGATCGGCATGAACCGCAGTGAAGAACTCAAGCTGCACCTGCGCGCCGCGGCGAGCAATGGCGTGACCCGCGCCGAGATCAAGGAAGTGCTGATGCAGAGCGCGATCTACTGCGGGATCCCGGCGGCGAATGCCACGTTTCACCTGGCGGAGTCGGTGTGGGATGAGCTGGGGGTTGAATCGCGGGAATAG
- the pcaF gene encoding 3-oxoadipyl-CoA thiolase, which translates to MMRDVFICDAIRTPIGRFGGGLSTVRADDLAALPIKALIERNPSVDWTAVDEVFLGCANQAGEDNRNVARMALLLAGLPESIPGVTLNRLCASGMDAIGTAFRAIASGEMELAIAGGVESMSRAPFVMGKADAAFSRNMKLEDTTIGWRFINPLMKAQYGVDAMPQTADNVADDYQVSRADQDAFALRSQQRTAAAQAAGFFAEEIVPVRVAHKKGETVVEHDEHPRDTTLEALAKLKPVNGPDKTVTAGNASGVNDGAAALILASAEAVKKHGLTARARVLGMASAGVAPRVMGIGPVPAVRKLVERLGLAVTDFDVIELNEAFASQGLAVLRELGIADDAPQVNPNGGAIALGHPLGMSGARLVLTALHQLEKTGGSKGLATMCVGVGQGLALAIERI; encoded by the coding sequence CCGATGACCTGGCAGCGCTGCCGATAAAGGCGTTGATCGAGCGCAACCCTTCGGTGGATTGGACGGCCGTCGATGAAGTGTTCCTCGGCTGCGCCAACCAGGCCGGTGAAGACAACCGCAACGTGGCGCGCATGGCGTTGCTGCTGGCGGGCCTGCCGGAAAGCATTCCGGGCGTGACCCTCAACCGCTTATGCGCCTCGGGCATGGATGCGATCGGCACCGCCTTCCGCGCGATTGCCAGCGGTGAAATGGAGCTGGCGATTGCCGGTGGCGTCGAGTCGATGTCCCGCGCGCCGTTCGTGATGGGCAAGGCCGACGCGGCGTTCTCGCGCAACATGAAGCTGGAAGACACCACCATCGGCTGGCGCTTTATCAACCCGCTGATGAAGGCCCAGTACGGCGTGGATGCGATGCCGCAGACGGCCGACAACGTGGCCGACGATTACCAGGTGTCTCGCGCCGACCAGGACGCTTTTGCCCTGCGCAGCCAGCAACGTACCGCTGCTGCCCAAGCCGCCGGCTTTTTCGCCGAAGAGATCGTGCCGGTGCGGGTTGCGCATAAAAAAGGCGAAACCGTGGTGGAGCACGACGAACATCCACGCGATACCACCCTGGAAGCCCTGGCCAAGCTCAAGCCGGTCAACGGCCCGGACAAAACCGTCACCGCTGGCAACGCCTCGGGCGTGAACGACGGTGCGGCGGCGCTGATCCTGGCCTCCGCCGAAGCGGTCAAGAAACATGGCCTGACCGCCCGCGCCCGAGTCTTGGGCATGGCCAGCGCCGGTGTCGCACCGCGCGTGATGGGCATCGGCCCGGTTCCAGCCGTGCGCAAACTGGTCGAGCGTCTTGGCTTGGCGGTCACTGACTTTGATGTGATCGAACTCAACGAAGCCTTCGCCAGCCAAGGCCTGGCCGTGCTGCGTGAACTGGGCATCGCCGACGACGCGCCGCAGGTCAACCCGAACGGTGGCGCCATCGCCCTCGGCCACCCGCTGGGCATGAGCGGCGCGCGGCTGGTGCTGACGGCCCTGCACCAACTCGAAAAGACCGGCGGCAGCAAAGGCCTGGCGACCATGTGCGTGGGCGTCGGCCAAGGCTTGGCCCTGGCGATTGAACGCATCTAA